In the Clostridium beijerinckii genome, one interval contains:
- a CDS encoding adenylosuccinate synthase, whose amino-acid sequence MSAFIVLGAQWGDEGKGKMTDYLAEEANVVVRFQGGNNAGHTVVVGDKEYKLRLIPSGILYEDKLNVIGNGVVVDPKALFEEIEYLEGVGVKISPEKLIVSDRAQLIMPYHKVLDKLKEKARGKNDIGTTGRGIGPCYTDKFERCGIRVCDLLHEDVFIEKLRENVEMKNAYITKVLGGEALNFDEILDEYLGFAKKLRPFVQDTSVKVYDAIKADKTVLFEGAQGMLLDIDYGTYPYVTSSNTTAGGVSSGSGIGPNMITNAVGITKAYTTRVGKGPFPTELLGETGDWIREKGHEYGVNTGRSRRCGWLDLVIIKTAVRVSGLTSLAVTKIDTLAGLEKIKVCVGYKFNDTVIDYFPASLEDLAECEPIYEEFDGWDDSVADVRSYDELPENVKKYLARISEFTGTRISIVGVGPKRDQTMRIDNL is encoded by the coding sequence ATGTCAGCATTTATTGTTTTAGGAGCTCAATGGGGAGATGAAGGAAAAGGAAAGATGACAGATTACTTAGCAGAGGAAGCTAATGTAGTTGTTAGATTTCAAGGTGGAAATAATGCTGGTCACACAGTAGTGGTTGGTGATAAAGAATACAAATTGCGATTAATACCATCTGGAATTTTATACGAAGATAAATTAAATGTTATAGGTAATGGAGTAGTTGTAGATCCAAAGGCTTTATTTGAAGAAATAGAATACTTAGAAGGTGTTGGAGTTAAAATATCGCCTGAAAAGTTAATAGTAAGCGATAGAGCACAGCTTATAATGCCATACCATAAGGTACTAGATAAATTAAAAGAAAAAGCTAGAGGAAAAAATGATATAGGTACTACAGGTAGAGGAATCGGACCTTGTTATACAGATAAATTTGAAAGATGTGGAATCAGAGTTTGTGATTTACTGCATGAAGATGTTTTTATAGAAAAATTAAGAGAAAATGTTGAAATGAAAAATGCTTATATTACTAAAGTATTAGGTGGAGAAGCATTAAATTTTGATGAGATACTAGATGAATACTTAGGTTTTGCTAAGAAATTAAGACCATTTGTTCAAGATACATCAGTTAAGGTATATGATGCAATTAAAGCAGATAAGACAGTTTTATTTGAAGGCGCTCAAGGAATGCTATTAGATATTGATTATGGTACATATCCGTATGTAACATCATCTAACACAACTGCAGGAGGCGTTTCAAGTGGTTCTGGTATAGGACCTAATATGATTACTAATGCAGTAGGTATAACAAAAGCATATACTACAAGAGTCGGTAAAGGACCATTCCCAACAGAATTACTTGGTGAAACTGGAGACTGGATTAGAGAAAAGGGACACGAATATGGTGTAAATACAGGAAGATCAAGAAGATGTGGATGGCTTGATTTAGTTATAATTAAAACTGCAGTTAGAGTGAGTGGATTGACATCATTAGCTGTTACTAAGATTGATACTTTAGCTGGTCTAGAAAAAATCAAAGTATGTGTTGGATATAAATTTAATGATACAGTTATAGATTACTTCCCAGCAAGTTTAGAAGACTTAGCAGAGTGTGAACCAATTTATGAAGAATTTGATGGCTGGGATGATAGTGTAGCTGATGTTAGAAGTTATGATGAATTACCTGAGAATGTTAAGAAGTATTTAGCAAGAATATCAGAATTCACAGGGACTAGAATTTCTATAGTTGGAGTTGGACCAAAGAGAGATCAAACTATGAGAATAGATAATCTATAG
- a CDS encoding DUF1858 domain-containing protein, with translation MITKDMTIGEVVSADQSKAQVLMSFGMGCVGCPSAQAETIAEAATVHGLNLDDLLEALNR, from the coding sequence ATGATAACTAAAGATATGACAATTGGTGAAGTAGTTAGTGCAGATCAATCTAAAGCTCAAGTTTTAATGAGTTTCGGAATGGGATGTGTTGGATGTCCATCAGCTCAAGCTGAAACTATAGCAGAAGCTGCAACAGTACATGGATTAAATCTAGACGATTTATTAGAAGCATTAAATAGATAA
- the lonC gene encoding Lon family ATP-dependent protease, with protein sequence MNSYDDASLLQDIISGTLSLESQIEALFSITKNVLDKGAFRARTVRFKLDKFIQSSNLCDKVFALNTILAEGKDLKVTPKEEELQKAINRTVRLISNELAKRYVQNKIESQVEQSIMEKQEKYIDEVRLSVINKQKGSENKKTISKLNNLIELDSRITSKNIMSFLRPTDFNQVVGQERAIRSLISKLSSPYPQHIILYGPPGVGKTTAARLALDEVKKLSFTPFDDKSKFVEVDGTTLRWDPREITNPLLGSVHDPIYQGSKRDLAEVGIPEPKPGLVTQAHGGILFIDEIGELDSMLQNKLLKVLEDKRVEFSSSYYDPDDETIPKYIKYLFDNGAPADFVLIGATTKSPSEINPALRSRCTEVYFEPLSSEDVVFIVEDAAKKLKVNLEDGVAKKISNYTFEGRKAVNILTDTYGYALHRSKKFVDNLEIKLSDLDEVISVGRYTPYERLSNVDKSEVGHVYGLGVSGFLGSTIEIEATVFAAKKKGSGIVRFNDTAGSMAKDSVFNAASVIRSLTDKDIKDYDIHVNIVGGGKIDGPSAGAAITICIISSLLNKPIRQDMAITGEISLKGNVKPVGGIFEKIYGARRMGIKTVLIPSDNKNEIPLNTDDIHIRTVGSIKEIMDIALI encoded by the coding sequence TTGAATTCATATGATGACGCAAGCTTATTGCAGGATATTATTTCAGGAACCTTATCATTAGAATCACAAATCGAGGCTTTATTTTCTATAACTAAGAATGTACTCGACAAAGGAGCTTTTAGGGCTAGAACAGTTAGGTTTAAACTAGATAAATTCATTCAATCATCAAATCTCTGCGATAAAGTTTTCGCACTAAATACTATATTAGCAGAGGGAAAAGATTTAAAGGTTACACCTAAGGAAGAAGAATTGCAAAAAGCCATAAATAGAACAGTTAGGTTAATTTCAAATGAACTAGCAAAAAGATATGTTCAAAATAAAATCGAATCTCAAGTTGAACAATCTATTATGGAAAAGCAGGAAAAGTATATAGATGAAGTTAGACTTTCAGTTATAAACAAGCAAAAGGGTTCTGAAAATAAAAAGACTATCAGCAAATTGAATAATTTAATAGAATTAGATAGTAGAATTACTAGTAAAAATATTATGAGCTTTTTAAGACCAACGGATTTTAATCAAGTAGTTGGGCAAGAAAGAGCTATAAGATCATTAATATCAAAGCTTTCATCACCATATCCACAACATATAATATTATATGGACCTCCGGGAGTTGGAAAAACTACAGCAGCGAGATTAGCTTTAGATGAGGTTAAAAAACTTTCATTTACTCCTTTTGATGACAAATCTAAATTCGTTGAAGTTGATGGTACTACATTAAGATGGGATCCTAGAGAAATAACAAACCCATTGCTAGGATCGGTACACGATCCAATATATCAAGGAAGTAAAAGGGATCTGGCTGAGGTTGGGATACCAGAACCTAAACCAGGTTTAGTTACACAAGCACATGGAGGTATACTATTTATAGATGAGATTGGAGAATTGGACTCTATGCTTCAAAACAAGCTGTTGAAGGTTTTAGAAGATAAAAGAGTAGAATTTTCATCATCATACTATGATCCGGATGATGAAACAATACCTAAATATATAAAATATCTTTTTGATAATGGAGCTCCAGCAGACTTTGTTTTAATTGGCGCTACAACTAAAAGTCCAAGTGAAATTAATCCGGCTTTAAGGTCTAGATGTACAGAAGTGTATTTTGAACCTCTTTCTTCAGAGGATGTTGTATTTATAGTAGAAGATGCAGCTAAGAAATTAAAGGTAAACTTAGAAGATGGGGTTGCTAAAAAAATAAGTAATTATACATTTGAGGGTAGAAAAGCTGTAAATATTCTGACAGACACATATGGATATGCGTTACACCGATCTAAAAAATTTGTTGATAACTTAGAAATAAAATTATCAGATTTAGATGAGGTAATATCAGTTGGAAGATATACACCATATGAAAGACTAAGCAATGTAGACAAAAGCGAAGTTGGGCATGTGTATGGATTAGGCGTTAGTGGTTTTTTAGGATCTACAATTGAAATTGAAGCTACAGTTTTTGCTGCAAAGAAAAAGGGTTCAGGTATAGTAAGATTTAATGATACAGCTGGAAGTATGGCTAAGGATTCCGTATTTAATGCTGCTTCAGTAATCCGAAGCTTAACCGATAAAGACATTAAAGATTATGATATTCATGTTAATATAGTTGGTGGAGGAAAAATAGATGGACCTTCAGCAGGTGCAGCTATCACCATTTGCATAATAAGTTCGTTGTTAAACAAACCTATAAGACAAGATATGGCTATTACAGGAGAGATATCACTCAAAGGAAATGTCAAACCAGTTGGAGGAATATTTGAAAAAATATATGGAGCTAGAAGAATGGGAATAAAAACTGTTTTAATTCCAAGTGATAATAAAAATGAAATTCCTCTAAATACTGATGACATACATATTAGAACTGTAGGATCTATAAAAGAGATTATGGACATTGCCCTTATTTAA
- a CDS encoding NAD(P)-dependent malic enzyme yields MNIYEEALKFHEEKKGKYEIKPTCEVKTAKDLSLAYTPGVAEPCREIHKDPSKAYIYTRKWNTVAVISDGTAVLGLGDIGPLASLPVMEGKSILFKEFGNVDAFPIVLDTKDIDEIVNTVVNIAPTLGGINLEDISAPRCFEVEKRLKEKLSIPVFHDDQHGTAIVVLSGLLNALKIVNKKLENLKVIINGAGSAGTAICKLLLSSGVKNIVMCDIDGVISRDKDLSHNIYMQELANITNPNNETGTLKDVIKGADVFIGVSAPNIVSKDMVRTMNKDGIIFAMANPTPEIFPEDAKEAGIAVMGTGRSDYPNQINNVLAFPGIFRGALDVRATEINEDMKVAAAYAIANAIPAGELSPDNIIPKAFDLKVQALVAEAVKKAAIRSGVASI; encoded by the coding sequence ATGAATATTTATGAAGAAGCCTTGAAATTTCATGAAGAAAAAAAAGGTAAATATGAAATCAAACCTACCTGTGAAGTTAAGACTGCTAAGGATCTAAGTCTTGCATATACACCTGGTGTTGCAGAACCTTGTCGTGAGATACATAAAGACCCATCCAAAGCTTATATATATACTCGTAAATGGAATACAGTTGCTGTTATTTCTGATGGAACTGCGGTTCTAGGACTTGGAGACATTGGTCCACTTGCTTCTTTACCTGTCATGGAGGGTAAGAGTATTTTATTTAAGGAATTTGGTAATGTAGATGCATTTCCTATAGTTTTAGATACTAAAGATATAGATGAAATTGTTAATACAGTTGTAAATATCGCGCCAACTCTTGGAGGAATAAATCTAGAAGATATTTCAGCTCCTAGATGCTTCGAAGTTGAAAAAAGACTGAAAGAGAAATTAAGTATTCCAGTATTTCATGATGATCAACACGGAACGGCTATAGTTGTTTTATCAGGTCTGTTAAATGCCTTAAAAATAGTAAATAAAAAACTAGAAAACCTAAAAGTAATTATAAATGGTGCTGGGTCTGCAGGAACTGCCATATGTAAGTTACTACTTTCTTCTGGAGTTAAAAATATAGTAATGTGTGATATAGATGGCGTAATAAGTAGAGATAAAGATTTAAGTCATAATATTTACATGCAAGAACTAGCTAATATAACTAATCCAAATAATGAAACTGGTACGCTTAAAGATGTTATAAAAGGTGCAGATGTTTTTATTGGTGTTTCTGCCCCAAATATAGTTTCTAAAGACATGGTTAGAACTATGAACAAAGATGGAATAATATTTGCAATGGCTAATCCAACCCCTGAAATTTTTCCTGAAGATGCAAAAGAAGCTGGAATTGCAGTAATGGGAACTGGTCGTTCAGATTATCCTAACCAAATAAACAATGTATTAGCCTTTCCAGGAATATTTAGAGGCGCTTTAGATGTAAGGGCTACAGAAATTAATGAAGATATGAAAGTAGCTGCTGCTTATGCTATAGCAAATGCTATACCGGCTGGTGAACTATCTCCTGATAATATAATACCAAAAGCATTTGATCTAAAAGTTCAAGCTTTAGTTGCTGAAGCTGTTAAAAAAGCGGCAATTAGAAGCGGCGTTGCTAGTATTTAG
- a CDS encoding acyl-[acyl-carrier-protein] thioesterase, with product MSKKFTKKYEIHYYEVNSNLRCKLSSIIDFICDVGTQQSEALGGGIDYCTKNNCAWVFYKYDIKMYRYPMFGEVISVTTEAIGFKKFYGLRKYTINDENNNVIGEALALFFLINIDKRRPMRIQDEQYHIYGVDGDVDYDISMDKIERTNDAQYYKQFNIRYSDIDSNNHVNNVKYVEWAMEAVPLDIINNYTLKRIKVVFEKETTYGDKISSTAAINVIDENSLKSYHTIKNGEGTELTLLQADWKK from the coding sequence ATGAGTAAGAAGTTTACAAAAAAATATGAAATACATTATTATGAAGTAAATTCTAATTTAAGATGTAAATTGTCATCTATAATAGATTTTATATGTGATGTAGGCACTCAACAATCAGAAGCCTTAGGTGGAGGAATTGATTACTGTACGAAAAATAACTGCGCTTGGGTATTTTATAAATACGATATAAAAATGTATAGATATCCAATGTTTGGTGAGGTAATAAGCGTCACAACAGAAGCTATAGGCTTTAAGAAATTCTATGGATTAAGAAAATATACAATTAATGATGAGAATAATAATGTTATAGGGGAAGCACTAGCATTATTTTTTCTAATTAATATAGATAAAAGAAGGCCAATGCGAATACAAGATGAACAATATCATATATATGGAGTAGATGGTGATGTTGATTACGATATAAGCATGGATAAAATAGAAAGAACAAATGATGCACAATACTATAAGCAATTTAACATAAGATACAGTGATATTGATTCTAATAACCATGTTAATAATGTCAAATATGTTGAGTGGGCAATGGAAGCTGTTCCTCTCGATATCATTAATAATTATACTCTTAAAAGAATTAAGGTAGTATTTGAGAAAGAAACAACATATGGGGATAAGATTTCATCAACTGCTGCTATAAATGTAATTGATGAAAATAGTTTAAAATCATATCATACTATAAAAAATGGTGAGGGAACTGAACTAACGCTATTACAAGCAGATTGGAAAAAATAA
- the rplI gene encoding 50S ribosomal protein L9 — translation MKVILLQDVKKIGKKGDIIEASDGYARNFLFPRKLAQEASDANMHILNNKKENERKQKLAELEAAQKLAEELKGKEIKIKAKTGESGKLFGAITSKDVAELIKEQYKIEIDKKKIVMDTIKLAGGYEIDIKLYPEVSTKMKVIIVPQE, via the coding sequence ATGAAAGTTATTTTATTACAAGATGTTAAAAAGATAGGTAAAAAGGGTGATATCATTGAGGCTTCAGATGGGTATGCAAGAAACTTTTTATTTCCAAGGAAATTAGCACAAGAAGCTAGTGATGCAAATATGCACATTTTGAATAATAAAAAAGAAAATGAGCGAAAACAAAAGTTAGCAGAACTTGAGGCAGCACAAAAATTAGCTGAAGAATTAAAAGGAAAAGAAATAAAAATTAAAGCTAAGACAGGAGAAAGTGGAAAGTTATTTGGTGCAATTACTAGTAAAGATGTTGCAGAATTAATTAAAGAACAGTATAAGATTGAAATAGATAAAAAGAAAATTGTTATGGATACAATAAAATTAGCAGGCGGATATGAAATTGATATTAAACTATATCCAGAAGTTAGCACTAAAATGAAGGTGATTATTGTTCCACAAGAATAA
- a CDS encoding replicative DNA helicase: MDASVMRSLPQSIEAEQSVIGSMIIDKNAIAKVLESLEEADFYRDGHKVIYKAIQEMFRSDIAVDLLTLLEYLKSSDMLERAGGVTYITEISSSVPTTANLSAYIKIVSDKSTLRKLIKSSTAIIEESYNNQSNVEDVVDSAEKKIFNIAEKRTSKDFEPLSDVLERGFAQIEKLFNNKGTITGVGSGFTDLDAKTSGFQSGDMILIAARPSMGKTTFALNIVEHAALRENKSVVVFSLEMSKEQLAYKLLCSEANVDMLSLRTGTLEDKDWENIAMAAGPLSKAKIYIDDTAGVTVMEMRSKCRRLKMEYGIDLIVIDYLQLMSGGAGSDNRQQEVSEISRSIKALAKEMECPVIALSQLSRAPEQRADHRPMLSDLRESGSIEQDADIVMFLYRDEYYNKETEDKNIGECIMAKQRNGPVGTVKLAWLGQYSKFGNLDLIHKE; this comes from the coding sequence TTGGATGCATCAGTTATGAGGAGTTTGCCTCAAAGCATAGAAGCGGAACAATCAGTTATAGGATCTATGATCATCGATAAGAATGCTATTGCCAAAGTTCTAGAGAGTTTAGAAGAAGCGGATTTTTATAGAGATGGTCATAAGGTAATATATAAAGCTATACAAGAAATGTTTAGAAGTGATATAGCAGTAGATTTATTAACACTATTAGAATATTTGAAGAGTTCTGATATGCTTGAGAGAGCTGGAGGGGTAACCTATATAACAGAAATAAGCTCTTCTGTACCAACTACTGCAAACTTAAGCGCATATATAAAAATTGTTTCTGATAAATCTACGTTGAGAAAACTTATTAAGTCATCAACTGCAATAATAGAAGAAAGTTATAATAATCAAAGTAATGTGGAAGATGTCGTGGATAGTGCTGAAAAGAAAATATTTAATATAGCTGAAAAAAGAACATCAAAGGATTTCGAACCTTTAAGCGATGTATTAGAAAGAGGATTTGCACAAATAGAGAAATTGTTCAACAATAAGGGAACAATTACTGGTGTAGGATCTGGCTTTACTGATCTAGATGCAAAAACATCCGGATTTCAAAGTGGAGATATGATATTAATAGCAGCTAGACCTTCAATGGGTAAAACAACATTTGCACTAAATATTGTAGAACACGCAGCTCTTAGAGAAAATAAAAGTGTTGTAGTCTTTTCTCTGGAAATGTCTAAAGAGCAATTGGCATATAAACTTCTTTGTTCAGAAGCAAACGTAGATATGTTAAGCCTTAGAACTGGAACTTTAGAAGATAAGGATTGGGAAAATATAGCTATGGCTGCAGGTCCACTTTCAAAGGCAAAAATTTATATAGATGATACTGCTGGCGTAACTGTTATGGAAATGAGATCAAAATGTAGAAGACTTAAAATGGAGTATGGAATAGATCTAATCGTCATAGACTATTTGCAGCTTATGTCTGGAGGAGCAGGTAGTGATAATAGACAACAAGAAGTATCTGAAATTTCGAGATCGATTAAAGCATTAGCTAAAGAAATGGAATGTCCAGTAATAGCTTTGTCTCAGCTGTCACGTGCGCCTGAGCAAAGAGCAGATCATAGGCCGATGTTATCTGACTTAAGAGAATCAGGATCTATAGAGCAAGATGCCGATATTGTTATGTTTTTATATAGAGATGAATATTACAATAAAGAAACTGAAGATAAAAATATCGGTGAATGTATAATGGCTAAGCAGAGAAATGGACCAGTTGGAACTGTTAAACTCGCGTGGCTTGGTCAGTATAGTAAATTCGGTAATTTAGATTTAATTCATAAGGAATAA
- the proC gene encoding pyrroline-5-carboxylate reductase, which translates to MNKKIGFIGCGNMGSSMVGGLIKSGFIKADDIIVSTKTESSSKRLEESFQVKTTLDSTIVARESDVIILAIKPFMFKEMISEIKSELTTDKLIITIAAGITISNMEEWINSSAKIIRTMPNTPALVGQAMSAVCSNKNVTKDELDYCFKIFESFGECVQLEEKDFHAFIALCGSSPAYVFMFIEAMADSAVRLGIPRAKAYKMAAQSVLGSSKMVLETGKHPGELKDMVCSPAGTTIDAVVELEKLGFRNSVIQAMDKCAEKSKNM; encoded by the coding sequence ATGAATAAAAAAATTGGTTTCATTGGTTGTGGTAATATGGGAAGTTCTATGGTTGGAGGTCTTATTAAATCTGGATTTATAAAGGCTGATGATATAATAGTATCAACTAAAACGGAATCTTCTTCAAAGCGATTAGAAGAAAGTTTCCAAGTGAAAACAACTTTAGATAGTACAATTGTTGCAAGAGAATCTGATGTTATTATTTTAGCTATTAAACCTTTTATGTTTAAGGAAATGATAAGTGAAATTAAATCGGAATTAACAACAGATAAATTAATTATTACTATAGCTGCAGGAATTACAATTAGCAATATGGAGGAGTGGATTAATAGTAGTGCTAAAATAATTAGGACAATGCCAAATACGCCAGCACTTGTAGGGCAAGCAATGTCAGCGGTATGCTCTAATAAGAATGTAACTAAAGATGAGTTGGATTATTGCTTTAAGATATTTGAAAGTTTCGGAGAATGTGTTCAACTAGAAGAAAAAGATTTTCACGCATTTATTGCATTATGTGGATCATCACCTGCATATGTTTTCATGTTTATTGAAGCTATGGCAGATTCGGCGGTAAGATTAGGAATACCTAGGGCTAAAGCTTATAAAATGGCAGCACAGAGTGTCTTAGGATCATCAAAGATGGTCTTAGAAACAGGAAAACATCCAGGAGAGCTAAAGGATATGGTTTGTTCACCTGCTGGGACTACTATAGATGCAGTAGTTGAACTAGAGAAATTAGGTTTTAGAAATAGTGTTATACAGGCTATGGATAAATGTGCAGAGAAATCTAAAAATATGTAG
- a CDS encoding NAD(P)/FAD-dependent oxidoreductase → MIYHDLMIVGGGASGLMAAIIAKDFGLDVAIIESNDRIGKKILVTGNGRCNITNKNISRPFGCFHSENQDFFKAALDNFTVKDTESTFLSLGLPLIELENGKMYPKSLQASSVIDIFRMAIEDRQIPLYTNCKIDSTSKKNNFILTSNNDDFKNFSCKKLILSCGGKSATKTGSDGSGYKLCKSLGHSIIEPIPGIVQLKLDYPYLKALSGVKFDGSASILVDNKVIRTEFGEILFTDYGISGPPIMQLSSYASKALYENLNVTIRIDMFPLESKDDIESFFTTHFSMFGHREISTALIGVINKKLISTILKDVGIKDIHIPCSSIDWRTTSKLIDKFKRWDFKCIGTNGFNNSQVTVGGVNTSEVNNISLESKLVKNLYFCGEILDVHGDCGGFNLQWAWSSGYLAAKSAANS, encoded by the coding sequence ATGATTTATCACGATTTAATGATTGTCGGCGGTGGTGCCTCTGGCCTAATGGCTGCAATAATAGCCAAAGATTTTGGACTTGATGTGGCAATTATTGAGAGCAACGATAGAATTGGCAAAAAAATTCTTGTAACTGGCAATGGAAGATGTAATATTACTAATAAGAATATATCTCGCCCATTTGGGTGTTTCCATAGTGAAAATCAAGATTTCTTTAAAGCGGCGTTAGATAACTTTACTGTTAAAGATACTGAAAGCACATTTTTATCTCTAGGATTGCCATTAATTGAATTGGAAAACGGAAAGATGTATCCAAAATCTCTTCAGGCCTCTTCTGTAATAGATATATTCAGAATGGCAATAGAGGATAGACAAATACCTCTATATACAAATTGTAAAATTGATTCTACAAGTAAAAAAAATAACTTTATTTTAACAAGTAATAATGATGACTTTAAAAATTTTTCTTGTAAAAAACTTATTTTAAGCTGTGGTGGGAAATCAGCTACTAAAACAGGTTCTGATGGATCTGGCTATAAACTATGCAAGTCATTGGGTCATAGTATTATAGAGCCTATTCCTGGCATTGTTCAATTAAAATTAGATTATCCTTATTTAAAAGCTCTATCAGGAGTAAAATTTGATGGCTCTGCTTCTATTTTAGTTGATAATAAAGTTATTCGAACAGAGTTTGGTGAAATACTTTTTACCGATTATGGAATTTCAGGCCCCCCTATAATGCAATTATCATCTTATGCTTCTAAAGCTCTCTATGAAAATCTAAATGTAACTATAAGAATAGATATGTTTCCACTAGAAAGTAAAGATGATATTGAAAGTTTCTTTACCACACATTTTTCTATGTTTGGTCACAGAGAGATATCAACAGCCCTAATTGGGGTTATAAATAAAAAATTAATTTCTACAATTTTAAAAGATGTTGGGATAAAAGATATACATATACCGTGCAGTAGTATTGATTGGAGAACTACCAGCAAATTAATTGATAAGTTTAAAAGATGGGATTTTAAATGTATTGGCACTAATGGCTTTAACAATTCACAAGTTACAGTTGGTGGTGTAAATACATCTGAAGTAAATAATATTTCCTTAGAATCTAAGTTAGTTAAAAATCTTTATTTCTGTGGAGAGATTTTAGATGTGCATGGAGATTGTGGAGGTTTCAACCTTCAGTGGGCATGGAGTTCTGGATATTTAGCAGCTAAGTCCGCCGCCAATAGCTAA